AGGTAGTACAGGTGCTGATGGCGTTATGCTAAACGAAGTGGGTATCGACCGGGTTTACCTCGCCTGCGGCGCCACAGACTTGCGCAAGTCCATCGACGGCCTGGCGGTGCTGGTCAAGGAAGGCTTCGAGCTGGACCCCTTCTCTTCCTGCCTCTTTGTCTTCTG
This genomic window from Thermanaeromonas sp. C210 contains:
- the tnpB gene encoding IS66 family insertion sequence element accessory protein TnpB (TnpB, as the term is used for proteins encoded by IS66 family insertion elements, is considered an accessory protein, since TnpC, encoded by a neighboring gene, is a DDE family transposase.), translated to MLNEVGIDRVYLACGATDLRKSIDGLAVLVKEGFELDPFSSCLFVFCNRKVSVKYNPPCGLRQ